The Sorangiineae bacterium MSr11367 genome window below encodes:
- a CDS encoding FecR domain-containing protein — translation MAIEPRIDVEPLSESRWARIEGAVFDQLDHDQRVAVPHFIEAPAGSRWRAGAAFVVAGAVAAAIGALVTRAVWHPEPPPAITSQVETGASGTHLIIGEAALDVGPRTALVVNGDDARGVLVVLERGHVEFEVAPRQGRPSFVVQAGEARVSVTGTHFTVDRGGLNDRGVRVEVASGSVEVSTPGEIVNVHAGEQWPSLRENQEAWVVSPLTPPAEPSQTEAPAIPRASRRSAASSTRPPEVDPDDFVSGGNGVLETPEPRGRFEQRTPPQAETPPAAVSPAETQALSRRALFESAARLESSHPATSLSQYGELARGSDPWAANALFAAGRLEADRGMHEAARRTLEEYIARFPRGANAADARDLLNRLKGKPKLP, via the coding sequence ATGGCGATCGAGCCTCGCATCGACGTCGAGCCGCTCAGCGAGTCGCGCTGGGCACGGATCGAAGGCGCCGTCTTCGATCAGCTGGACCACGACCAGCGCGTGGCGGTGCCGCACTTCATCGAGGCACCCGCGGGCTCGCGGTGGCGCGCCGGTGCGGCATTCGTCGTGGCCGGGGCGGTCGCGGCGGCCATCGGCGCGCTGGTCACCCGTGCGGTGTGGCATCCCGAGCCACCGCCGGCCATCACGTCGCAGGTGGAAACCGGCGCGAGCGGCACCCATCTGATCATCGGCGAGGCCGCGCTCGACGTGGGGCCTCGAACGGCGTTGGTCGTCAACGGCGACGATGCGCGCGGCGTGTTGGTCGTCCTGGAGCGAGGGCACGTCGAGTTCGAGGTGGCCCCGCGGCAGGGCCGCCCCTCGTTCGTCGTGCAGGCGGGCGAGGCGCGCGTGAGCGTCACCGGCACGCACTTCACGGTCGATCGCGGCGGGTTGAACGATCGCGGTGTCCGCGTCGAGGTGGCGAGCGGCTCGGTCGAGGTGAGCACGCCGGGCGAAATCGTGAACGTGCACGCGGGCGAGCAATGGCCCTCCTTGCGGGAAAACCAGGAAGCTTGGGTCGTCTCGCCCTTGACGCCGCCCGCGGAGCCTTCCCAAACGGAGGCGCCGGCCATCCCACGGGCAAGCCGGCGCAGCGCCGCATCGTCGACGCGGCCGCCGGAGGTCGATCCCGACGACTTCGTTTCCGGCGGCAACGGTGTCCTCGAAACGCCGGAACCCCGCGGCCGATTCGAGCAGCGCACACCGCCCCAGGCCGAGACGCCACCGGCTGCCGTGTCACCTGCGGAGACGCAAGCCTTGTCGCGCCGCGCGCTCTTCGAATCGGCGGCGCGCCTCGAATCGAGTCACCCAGCCACGTCGCTTTCGCAGTACGGGGAGCTGGCGCGCGGCTCGGATCCGTGGGCGGCGAACGCACTTTTTGCCGCAGGCCGGCTCGAAGCCGACCGCGGGATGCACGAGGCGGCGCGCCGCACGCTGGAAGAGTACATCGCACGTTTCCCACGTGGCGCGAATGCAGCCGATGCGCGCGATCTCCTGAATCGGCTCAAAGGAAAACCGAAGCTACCGTAA
- a CDS encoding RNA polymerase sigma factor, which yields MGLRLPIPPQPQERVRLDDHVLAQRCVAGDRAAQHQLFHAHRRRVHATLYRIVGSNASMDDLLQDTFINVFRSLATYRGEALLATWIDRCAVRVAYAHIAQRRARMPSLELVPEIPAGDPSAERRALAREAARHLYAALDEMDPKQRTAFSLHAIDGRPLAEVAELMDASVVATQTRVWRARRALSARAGKDTALVDFISAGRTSGKEDG from the coding sequence ATGGGCCTGCGCCTACCGATTCCACCGCAACCGCAAGAGCGCGTTCGTCTGGACGACCACGTCCTCGCGCAGCGGTGCGTCGCGGGGGATCGCGCAGCGCAGCACCAGCTTTTTCACGCACACCGGCGCCGCGTTCATGCAACGCTCTATCGCATCGTGGGATCGAACGCGAGCATGGACGACCTTCTGCAGGACACGTTCATCAACGTCTTTCGCTCGCTGGCCACGTACCGCGGCGAAGCGCTCCTCGCGACGTGGATCGATCGATGCGCCGTTCGCGTGGCCTACGCACACATTGCGCAGCGAAGGGCCCGCATGCCGTCGCTCGAACTCGTTCCCGAGATCCCGGCAGGGGATCCTTCGGCCGAACGGCGCGCCCTGGCGCGCGAGGCGGCGCGGCACCTTTATGCGGCGCTCGACGAGATGGATCCCAAGCAGCGCACCGCATTCAGCTTGCACGCCATCGATGGCCGTCCCCTGGCCGAGGTGGCCGAGCTGATGGACGCATCCGTGGTGGCGACGCAAACGCGGGTATGGCGCGCGCGGCGTGCGCTGTCGGCCCGCGCCGGAAAAGATACCGCGCTGGTCGATTTCATTTCGGCCGGGCGCACGAGCGGCAAGGAGGACGGGTGA
- a CDS encoding OprO/OprP family phosphate-selective porin, with amino-acid sequence MIAWTRPAEAYAWMIRHDYTSCAQCHADPSGGSLLTPYGRAQGELLLRSQYGKQADDAEPGKMKDFLWGLIPLPEPTILLGGDVRNAYLAAREKAGDAPAGTDNRFISMQADFTGQVMVDRFRANASIGFDYKGAQSNAITHRDEYNLISRVHWVGVDLGEDKQWLVRAGRMNMPFGIRQIEHTLFVRDLTRTDTKGGADHSAQQHGVSLSYNAEGIRGELMAILGNYQLNPDAFRERGYAGYIEWAPMTTLAFGASSLVTHASRDLRLGTELTRQAHGVFGRYSPIQPLVLTAEADFLINTQPGNGAGGGTHAGFASFLQGDYEAWQGLHFILTGETKRDGLANTNWSYGGWAGCAWFFAPHADIRVDGMLHHLDRSGIGSTATTFLAQFHLYL; translated from the coding sequence ATGATTGCGTGGACGCGTCCCGCAGAGGCCTATGCGTGGATGATTCGCCACGACTACACCTCGTGCGCGCAATGCCACGCCGATCCGTCGGGAGGCAGCTTGCTCACCCCCTACGGCCGCGCGCAGGGCGAGCTGCTCTTGCGCAGCCAGTACGGCAAGCAGGCGGACGATGCCGAGCCGGGCAAGATGAAGGACTTTCTCTGGGGCCTCATCCCGCTCCCGGAGCCAACGATTCTGCTCGGCGGCGACGTGCGCAATGCGTACCTCGCCGCGCGAGAAAAGGCCGGGGACGCGCCCGCGGGCACCGACAACCGGTTCATCTCGATGCAGGCCGATTTCACCGGCCAGGTCATGGTCGACCGGTTCCGGGCCAACGCCAGCATCGGCTTCGATTACAAGGGCGCGCAGAGCAACGCCATCACCCACCGCGACGAGTACAACCTGATTTCGCGCGTCCATTGGGTGGGCGTGGACCTGGGTGAGGACAAGCAATGGCTCGTCCGCGCGGGGCGCATGAACATGCCGTTCGGCATCCGCCAAATCGAGCACACGCTCTTCGTGCGCGATCTCACGCGCACCGACACCAAAGGCGGTGCCGACCACTCCGCGCAGCAACACGGCGTTTCGCTGTCGTACAACGCGGAGGGGATACGCGGCGAGCTGATGGCCATCTTGGGCAACTACCAGCTCAATCCCGATGCCTTCCGCGAGCGCGGGTATGCGGGCTACATCGAGTGGGCGCCGATGACGACGCTCGCCTTTGGTGCGAGCAGCTTGGTCACGCACGCGTCGAGGGATTTGCGACTCGGAACCGAGTTGACCCGGCAGGCGCACGGCGTGTTCGGGCGCTATTCACCGATTCAGCCGCTGGTGCTCACCGCGGAGGCCGACTTCCTCATCAACACGCAGCCAGGCAACGGCGCCGGCGGCGGGACCCACGCCGGATTCGCCAGCTTCCTGCAGGGGGACTACGAAGCCTGGCAGGGCTTGCACTTCATTCTCACGGGGGAGACGAAACGCGACGGACTGGCGAACACGAACTGGTCCTACGGCGGGTGGGCCGGGTGCGCGTGGTTCTTCGCCCCGCACGCCGACATCCGCGTCGACGGGATGCTGCATCATCTGGATCGCTCCGGAATCGGCAGCACGGCGACCACCTTCCTTGCTCAGTTCCACCTTTACCTGTGA
- a CDS encoding YceI family protein yields MKKALSCSLLVILATMAFGADAKLARTGEAPVVHFNASGPAGLKIVGTTSDLSTDGDDKVIKVIVPLGNMTTGISLRDKHMREKYLQVGTYPNATFEVPRANIKFPAAGAEASGDAQGTLTIHGQSKPTTAKYTARKNGDVYAVKGTMHVNIKDFGIEVPSYLGVTVKPDIDIDVQFSAKDQ; encoded by the coding sequence ATGAAGAAAGCGTTGTCGTGTTCGCTCCTGGTGATTTTGGCCACCATGGCCTTCGGAGCAGACGCAAAGCTTGCGCGTACGGGTGAGGCGCCGGTCGTCCATTTCAATGCGTCGGGCCCTGCCGGGCTCAAGATCGTTGGCACCACCAGCGACCTCAGCACGGACGGCGACGACAAGGTCATCAAGGTCATCGTGCCGCTGGGCAACATGACCACGGGCATCTCGCTGCGGGACAAGCACATGCGCGAGAAGTACCTACAGGTTGGTACGTACCCCAACGCCACCTTCGAGGTGCCGCGGGCGAACATCAAGTTCCCCGCCGCCGGCGCCGAAGCGTCGGGCGATGCGCAGGGCACGCTCACCATCCACGGGCAAAGCAAACCCACCACCGCCAAGTACACCGCCCGAAAGAACGGCGATGTGTACGCGGTCAAGGGCACGATGCACGTGAACATCAAAGATTTCGGGATCGAAGTGCCGAGCTACTTGGGGGTAACGGTCAAACCCGATATCGACATCGATGTGCAGTTCTCTGCCAAAGATCAGTAA
- the groL gene encoding chaperonin GroEL (60 kDa chaperone family; promotes refolding of misfolded polypeptides especially under stressful conditions; forms two stacked rings of heptamers to form a barrel-shaped 14mer; ends can be capped by GroES; misfolded proteins enter the barrel where they are refolded when GroES binds), with translation MSAKDIQYSRSARSKILRGVNHLANAVKVTLGPKGRNVVIEKSFGAPVVTKDGVTVAKEIELFDKFENMGAQMVKEVASKTSDKAGDGTTTATVLAQAIYTQGLALVEAGHNPMDLKRGIDAAVEAIAKAIRSIAKPTKDKAHIAQVGTISANGDSAVGNMLADAMEKVGKEGVITVEEARGTDSALEVVEGMQFDRGYLSPYFVTDPEKMSSVLEDALVLISEKKISAMADLLPLLEQVARDARPLLIIAEDVDGEALATLVVNRLRGLLKVTAVKAPGFGDRRKELLKDIAILTGGQVVSDDLGVKLESITVQDLGRAKRITVDKDNTTIVDGAGDTAQIKGRVEAIRKQVDLTTSDYDREKLQERLAKLAGGVAVVKVGAHTETEMKEKKARVEDALHATRAAVEEGIVPGGGVALLRASKALDALKVPAGQEAGVKLVRRAIEEPLRQIARNAGVDGAVVLEKVRTAEGSFGFNAQTEQFEDLVAAGVIDPAKVVRSALEFAASVSGMMLTTEAVVADRPKKESAGGAGGGMGGMGGMGGMGGMGGMGGMGMGGMGGMGGMGGDFDMD, from the coding sequence ATGAGCGCCAAAGACATCCAATACAGCCGCAGCGCACGAAGCAAGATTTTGCGAGGGGTGAATCACCTCGCCAACGCCGTGAAGGTGACCCTCGGACCGAAAGGTCGCAACGTCGTCATCGAGAAGAGCTTCGGCGCGCCCGTGGTGACCAAAGACGGCGTCACCGTGGCGAAAGAGATCGAGCTCTTCGACAAGTTCGAAAACATGGGCGCGCAGATGGTCAAAGAGGTCGCCTCCAAGACCAGCGACAAGGCGGGCGATGGGACCACCACCGCCACGGTCCTCGCCCAGGCCATTTACACACAGGGCCTCGCCCTCGTCGAAGCCGGCCACAACCCGATGGATCTCAAGCGCGGCATCGACGCGGCGGTGGAAGCCATCGCCAAGGCCATCCGCAGCATCGCCAAGCCCACCAAGGACAAGGCGCACATCGCGCAGGTCGGCACCATCAGCGCCAACGGCGATTCGGCCGTCGGCAACATGCTCGCCGACGCCATGGAAAAGGTCGGCAAAGAAGGTGTCATCACCGTCGAAGAGGCGCGCGGCACCGACTCGGCGCTCGAGGTCGTCGAGGGCATGCAGTTCGATCGCGGCTACCTCTCGCCGTACTTCGTCACCGATCCCGAGAAGATGTCCAGCGTCCTCGAAGACGCCCTCGTGCTCATCTCGGAGAAGAAAATTTCGGCCATGGCCGACCTCCTGCCGCTGCTCGAGCAGGTCGCCCGTGACGCCCGCCCGCTGCTCATCATCGCAGAAGACGTCGACGGCGAGGCGCTCGCGACGCTCGTGGTCAACCGCCTGCGCGGCCTGCTCAAGGTCACCGCGGTCAAGGCGCCGGGCTTCGGCGATCGCCGCAAGGAGCTGCTCAAGGACATCGCCATCCTCACCGGCGGCCAGGTCGTCTCCGACGATCTCGGGGTGAAGCTCGAGAGCATCACCGTGCAGGATCTCGGGCGCGCCAAGCGCATCACGGTCGACAAGGACAACACGACGATCGTCGACGGGGCAGGGGACACGGCCCAGATCAAGGGCCGCGTCGAGGCGATCCGCAAGCAGGTCGACCTCACCACCAGCGACTACGACCGCGAGAAGCTCCAGGAGCGCCTGGCGAAGCTCGCCGGCGGCGTGGCCGTGGTGAAGGTGGGCGCGCACACCGAAACGGAGATGAAAGAGAAGAAGGCTCGTGTCGAGGACGCGCTCCACGCGACGCGCGCTGCGGTCGAAGAGGGCATCGTCCCCGGCGGCGGTGTGGCCCTTCTCCGCGCGAGCAAAGCGCTCGACGCTCTCAAGGTCCCGGCCGGCCAGGAAGCAGGCGTCAAGCTCGTGCGCCGCGCCATCGAAGAACCGCTCCGTCAGATCGCGCGCAACGCCGGTGTCGACGGCGCCGTCGTCCTCGAGAAGGTGCGCACGGCCGAGGGGTCCTTCGGCTTCAACGCCCAGACGGAGCAGTTCGAAGATCTCGTCGCCGCCGGCGTCATCGACCCGGCAAAGGTCGTGCGCTCGGCACTGGAATTTGCCGCCAGCGTTTCCGGCATGATGCTCACCACCGAGGCCGTCGTGGCCGATCGTCCCAAGAAGGAATCCGCAGGCGGCGCCGGCGGAGGCATGGGCGGTATGGGTGGAATGGGCGGCATGGGAGGTATGGGTGGAATGGGCGGCATGGGCATGGGTGGAATGGGCGGCATGGGAGGTATGGGCGGCGACTTCGACATGGACTGA
- a CDS encoding FdhF/YdeP family oxidoreductase — translation MSIETSTKLATRGEQERTTALGDTPAETKLAKVSVDDRCKEAAGIPAIVQTMKCGLREMGVARTTRTFLNVNKVDGFDCQSCAWPSPDNKRKVFEFCENGAKAIADELTRRRVEPSFFAKHAIADLIEQSDYWLNAQGRITHPMIKREGATHFEPISWADAFTRIGAKLRALPHPDDAIFYTSGKTVNEAAFLFQLLARQFGTNNLPDCSNMCHEASGTALTDTIGIGKGTVTLEDFDHCDTVLIIGNNPGSNHPRMLTTLEEVKHRGATIVSINPMPETGLMRVINPNPQDYSNPLKLPLALLGSGTALTDLFVPVRVNGDAALLQGVMKLLVERDRKNPGSVIDRAFVAEHTSGWDDFVEGLEKTTWEEIVASSGVDRTMIEQLADIVGRGKRMIILWCLGLTQHPNGVDNVRQVVNLLLLGGHIGRQGAGPCCVRGHSNVQGDRTMGIWERPKEAFLAALDAEMGIRSPRQAGVDTVEALHALHDGSAKVFFAISGNLFSAAPDTRFTAEAFRRCPFVVHVSTKLHRGHLFGGQEAILLPCLGRAEREVYGGKVQLSSAEDSMGIVNPTRGTEEPVHADLLSDTEIIVRIAQATFGKEGQPVDWESLLDHDRVREHISRVIPGFDRFNERLREGFFYLPNAARERTFRTSTGKAKFSSCGIPQHDLAPGELLMTTVRSHDQFNTVVYGLDDRYRGVWGGRRVIFVNPDDLKELGLADGQSVDITSHFEGETRTAHGFRAIAYPIARKSAASYYPEANVLVAVRAINECNQPAHKCVRITLRAASAAPAIAANERPRLGP, via the coding sequence ATGTCCATCGAGACTTCGACTAAGCTTGCGACGCGAGGCGAGCAGGAGCGGACGACCGCCCTCGGTGACACGCCCGCCGAGACGAAATTGGCCAAGGTTTCGGTCGACGACCGCTGCAAGGAGGCCGCCGGCATCCCCGCCATCGTCCAAACGATGAAGTGCGGTCTGCGGGAAATGGGGGTCGCCCGCACCACCCGAACCTTTCTCAACGTCAACAAGGTCGACGGCTTCGACTGCCAGAGCTGCGCGTGGCCGAGCCCGGACAACAAACGCAAGGTTTTCGAATTTTGCGAGAACGGCGCCAAAGCCATCGCCGACGAGCTGACCCGCCGCAGGGTCGAGCCGTCGTTCTTCGCCAAGCACGCGATCGCCGATTTGATCGAGCAATCGGACTATTGGCTCAATGCGCAAGGCCGGATCACGCACCCGATGATCAAGCGAGAGGGCGCGACGCATTTCGAGCCCATCTCGTGGGCGGACGCCTTCACGCGCATTGGCGCCAAGTTGCGAGCTCTCCCCCACCCCGACGACGCCATCTTTTACACGTCGGGCAAGACGGTCAACGAGGCGGCGTTCCTCTTTCAGCTGCTTGCGCGCCAGTTCGGTACGAACAACCTGCCGGACTGCTCGAACATGTGCCACGAGGCCAGCGGCACGGCGCTGACGGACACGATTGGGATCGGCAAGGGGACCGTCACGCTCGAGGACTTCGACCACTGCGATACGGTCCTCATCATCGGGAACAATCCGGGGTCGAACCACCCGCGCATGCTCACGACGCTCGAGGAGGTGAAGCACCGGGGCGCGACGATTGTTTCGATCAACCCCATGCCCGAGACGGGGTTGATGCGGGTCATCAACCCGAACCCGCAGGACTACTCGAACCCGCTCAAGCTGCCGCTGGCCCTGCTCGGATCGGGGACGGCCCTCACCGATCTCTTCGTGCCCGTCCGGGTGAACGGTGACGCCGCGCTGCTGCAAGGCGTGATGAAGCTCCTCGTCGAGCGCGATCGCAAAAACCCCGGTTCGGTGATCGATCGCGCCTTCGTCGCCGAGCACACGAGTGGCTGGGACGACTTCGTCGAGGGGCTCGAGAAGACGACGTGGGAAGAGATCGTCGCGAGCAGCGGCGTGGACCGCACGATGATCGAGCAGCTCGCGGACATCGTGGGTCGCGGCAAACGGATGATCATCCTCTGGTGCTTGGGGCTCACCCAGCATCCGAACGGCGTCGACAACGTGAGGCAGGTGGTGAACCTGCTCTTGCTTGGTGGCCACATCGGGCGGCAAGGTGCGGGGCCGTGCTGCGTTCGCGGCCATAGCAACGTGCAGGGCGATAGGACCATGGGCATCTGGGAGCGCCCGAAGGAGGCATTCCTCGCCGCGCTCGACGCCGAGATGGGGATTCGCTCGCCGCGCCAGGCCGGGGTCGATACCGTCGAGGCGCTCCACGCGCTCCATGACGGTAGCGCGAAGGTCTTTTTCGCGATCAGCGGCAACCTCTTCTCCGCCGCGCCCGATACGCGCTTCACCGCCGAAGCGTTCCGCCGTTGCCCGTTCGTCGTCCACGTCTCGACCAAGCTTCACCGCGGGCACTTGTTCGGGGGCCAGGAGGCGATTCTCCTGCCGTGCCTCGGCCGCGCCGAGCGCGAGGTGTACGGCGGCAAGGTCCAGCTCTCGAGCGCCGAGGACTCGATGGGCATCGTGAACCCGACGCGCGGTACCGAGGAACCGGTCCATGCGGATCTGTTGAGCGACACGGAAATCATCGTTCGTATTGCGCAAGCTACCTTTGGCAAGGAGGGACAGCCCGTCGATTGGGAGTCGCTCCTGGATCACGATCGGGTGCGTGAGCACATCTCGCGGGTGATTCCCGGCTTCGACCGTTTCAACGAGCGGTTGCGCGAAGGCTTCTTCTACTTGCCCAACGCGGCGCGCGAGCGAACGTTCCGCACGTCGACGGGCAAGGCGAAGTTTTCCTCCTGCGGGATCCCCCAACACGATCTCGCGCCCGGAGAGCTGCTCATGACGACGGTGCGAAGCCACGACCAGTTCAACACGGTCGTGTACGGGCTCGACGACCGCTATCGCGGTGTGTGGGGCGGTCGCCGCGTGATCTTCGTGAATCCCGACGACTTGAAGGAGCTCGGCCTCGCCGATGGGCAGTCGGTCGACATTACCAGCCACTTCGAGGGCGAAACGCGCACGGCCCACGGTTTCCGCGCCATCGCGTATCCGATCGCGAGGAAGAGCGCCGCCAGCTATTACCCGGAGGCCAACGTGCTCGTCGCGGTGCGTGCGATCAACGAGTGCAATCAACCGGCCCACAAATGCGTACGCATTACCCTGCGCGCCGCGAGCGCAGCTCCCGCCATCGCCGCAAACGAGCGCCCGAGGCTCGGGCCCTAG
- the fdhD gene encoding formate dehydrogenase accessory sulfurtransferase FdhD produces the protein MLNPGIRSIEARRLNGDAPPIDERDDVVVEEPLEIRIAGETIAVTMRTPGHDRELVLGFLLAEGVIASAMDVMTVTYCGRIGDEARENTIDVKLAPGVKPPLDPETGLLTRRGTLTTSACGVCGRRSIDDLVENIRPLAPTDLGTERSTLAGAVRTLRDRQRIFGRTGGCHAASLVDFDGRVVATFEDIGRHNAVDKVLGSRVLAGEVPSSNRVLVVSGRSSFEIVQKAFSAGIPVVASVSAPSSLAIDLAKRANMTLVGFVREEAMTIYTGADRIVDGP, from the coding sequence ATGTTGAACCCTGGCATTCGATCGATTGAGGCACGCCGGCTCAACGGAGACGCGCCCCCAATCGACGAACGCGACGACGTCGTCGTCGAGGAACCGCTCGAGATCCGCATCGCCGGTGAAACGATCGCGGTGACGATGCGGACTCCAGGTCACGATCGCGAGCTCGTCCTAGGCTTTTTGCTCGCGGAAGGCGTCATCGCGTCGGCGATGGACGTCATGACCGTGACCTACTGCGGGCGCATCGGCGACGAAGCGCGCGAGAACACGATCGACGTGAAGCTCGCGCCCGGCGTGAAGCCACCGCTCGATCCGGAGACGGGACTCCTTACGCGGCGCGGCACGCTCACGACGAGTGCCTGCGGGGTTTGCGGGCGCCGCTCCATCGACGACCTCGTGGAGAACATCCGTCCGCTCGCGCCGACGGACCTGGGGACCGAGCGGAGCACCCTGGCCGGCGCCGTGCGCACGCTCCGCGACCGTCAGCGGATCTTCGGCCGGACGGGGGGGTGCCACGCCGCGTCGCTCGTGGACTTCGACGGGCGCGTGGTCGCGACGTTCGAGGACATCGGCCGGCACAACGCCGTCGACAAGGTGCTCGGCTCGCGGGTGCTCGCGGGCGAGGTACCGTCTTCGAACCGCGTCCTCGTCGTCAGCGGTCGATCGAGCTTCGAGATCGTGCAGAAGGCATTCTCCGCGGGCATCCCGGTCGTAGCCTCGGTCTCGGCACCGTCATCCCTTGCCATCGACCTCGCGAAGCGCGCGAACATGACGCTCGTCGGCTTCGTCCGCGAGGAGGCGATGACCATCTACACGGGCGCGGATCGTATCGTCGACGGCCCCTGA